A window of Polycladomyces subterraneus contains these coding sequences:
- a CDS encoding SDR family NAD(P)-dependent oxidoreductase, with product MRLKEKVAIVTGGAKGIGRAAAKELAREGTKVVVADLDQANGERTVAEIEAEGGIARFFQTDISQYDSVTALVEDTLRHFGKLDIMFNNAGIVNRRASLLDLPVEEYHRTVDVNQHGVFYGIKAAGKAMKENGGVIINTASIYGFIADRKHFPYHASKSAVVMMTKVAALELAPYNIRVVAIAPGLVDTEIVQPWKQRSEVWQAVEKAQMRGRAANPVEVAKVVAFLASDDASFVNGSVMFVDDGAAAFKR from the coding sequence ATGCGATTAAAGGAAAAAGTGGCGATCGTCACCGGCGGGGCAAAGGGAATCGGTCGCGCTGCCGCCAAAGAGCTGGCCCGTGAGGGGACCAAGGTGGTCGTGGCGGATCTCGACCAGGCAAACGGGGAGCGGACGGTGGCCGAGATTGAAGCGGAAGGGGGAATTGCCCGCTTCTTCCAGACAGACATTTCTCAATATGACAGCGTTACGGCGTTGGTTGAGGATACTCTCCGCCATTTCGGCAAGTTGGACATCATGTTCAACAACGCCGGTATCGTCAACCGGCGTGCGTCCCTTTTGGATCTACCGGTGGAGGAATATCACCGTACAGTGGACGTCAATCAGCACGGGGTTTTCTATGGGATCAAAGCGGCGGGAAAGGCTATGAAGGAAAACGGGGGAGTCATTATCAACACCGCTTCCATTTACGGCTTTATCGCCGACCGTAAACATTTTCCCTACCATGCAAGCAAGAGCGCTGTCGTGATGATGACCAAAGTGGCTGCCCTGGAGCTGGCACCCTACAACATCCGCGTCGTAGCCATCGCTCCGGGACTGGTGGATACGGAGATTGTTCAGCCGTGGAAACAACGCTCCGAAGTTTGGCAGGCGGTGGAAAAAGCGCAAATGCGCGGAAGGGCGGCAAACCCTGTGGAAGTGGCCAAAGTGGTGGCTTTTCTCGCCAGTGATGACGCTTCCTTTGTCAACGGATCCGTCATGTTTGTGGATGACGGGGCGGCCGCCTTTAAACGCTGA
- a CDS encoding phosphotransferase family protein has protein sequence MENKTIPVREGEEFDQEKVARFLREHIDGLADVPMEVRQYPTGASNLTYFIRIGEWEAVLRRPPLGPLPPKAHDMEREAMLLEKLHPVFPLAPKPYVICRDPSVLGAVFYVMENRRGVVIDDDFPPGVKPTPDLCRRISEAMVDTLVKLHDIDWREAGLASMGRPTGFLERQVKGWITRYDKAKTDEIPEVEPLVRWLSENVPESPEPTVIHNDYKLNNVMWDPEDVAKPVAVLDWEMTTIGDPLFDLAVALGYWAQPDDPEELIHVLPTVTTYPGFISREEFIERYAQKSGRDLSSMHFYMTFAYFKLAVILQQIYARWKRGQTKDERFASFGERVRHLIRHADGLVRAGKL, from the coding sequence ATGGAAAATAAGACAATTCCCGTTCGGGAAGGGGAAGAGTTTGACCAGGAAAAGGTGGCCCGTTTCTTAAGGGAACACATCGACGGCTTGGCGGATGTTCCCATGGAGGTGCGGCAGTATCCCACCGGAGCTTCCAACCTGACCTATTTCATCCGGATTGGGGAGTGGGAGGCGGTGCTGCGCCGCCCCCCCTTGGGCCCATTACCGCCTAAGGCTCACGACATGGAACGGGAGGCAATGCTCCTGGAGAAGCTCCATCCCGTTTTCCCTCTGGCACCGAAGCCCTATGTGATTTGCCGGGATCCTTCCGTCTTGGGTGCAGTCTTCTATGTCATGGAGAACAGACGGGGTGTCGTCATCGATGATGACTTCCCTCCAGGGGTGAAGCCGACACCGGATCTCTGCCGACGGATTTCCGAGGCGATGGTGGACACCTTGGTGAAGCTCCATGACATCGACTGGCGGGAAGCGGGGTTAGCTTCCATGGGCCGCCCCACGGGATTTTTAGAGCGGCAAGTAAAGGGATGGATCACACGGTATGACAAGGCAAAGACCGACGAGATCCCGGAAGTGGAGCCCCTCGTCCGCTGGCTATCTGAAAACGTACCTGAGAGCCCCGAGCCGACGGTAATCCACAACGATTACAAGCTGAACAACGTGATGTGGGATCCGGAGGATGTGGCCAAGCCTGTGGCGGTGCTGGATTGGGAGATGACCACCATCGGCGATCCCCTCTTTGACCTGGCTGTGGCTTTAGGTTACTGGGCACAGCCAGATGATCCCGAGGAGCTGATCCATGTACTGCCCACGGTGACGACCTACCCCGGCTTTATCTCCCGGGAGGAATTTATTGAGCGATACGCCCAAAAGAGCGGCCGCGACCTCTCTTCCATGCACTTTTACATGACCTTCGCCTATTTCAAATTGGCAGTAATCCTGCAGCAGATCTACGCCCGTTGGAAAAGGGGGCAGACGAAGGATGAGCGGTTTGCCTCCTTCGGAGAGCGGGTGCGCCATCTAATCAGACACGCTGATGGCTTGGTTCGGGCAGGAAAACTGTAG
- a CDS encoding phosphotriesterase family protein: MANVVNTVRGPIVAEELGKTLIHEHFVFGYPGFDGDVTLGGFDREAALQTGIEVAEKAKAHGVKTIVDATPNDCGRNPELLKEISERTGVNIVCSTGYYYEGEGAPNYFKFRSLLSDVEQEIYEMFIKEITEGIGKTGIKAGVIKLASSKNAITDYEKMFFRAAAKAQRETGVPIITHTQEGTMGPEQAEYLVAEGADPSRILIGHMDGNTDVSYHIRVLQTGCSVGFDRMGIQGFVGMPMDSEKLVVLLGLINAGYEKQIFLSHDTVNVWLGRPPVWPEQLAKLIENWNITHVFDNIIPQLKEKGVTEEQIDQIMVKNPARMFGIHTKVEV, translated from the coding sequence ATGGCAAATGTAGTGAACACCGTTCGTGGGCCGATTGTGGCGGAGGAATTGGGCAAAACCTTGATCCATGAGCATTTTGTCTTCGGTTATCCCGGATTTGACGGCGATGTGACCTTAGGGGGATTCGACAGGGAGGCAGCCCTGCAGACGGGGATCGAGGTGGCCGAAAAGGCGAAAGCCCACGGTGTGAAGACGATCGTGGATGCCACTCCCAACGACTGTGGCCGGAACCCCGAATTATTAAAGGAGATTTCCGAGCGGACGGGGGTGAACATCGTCTGTTCCACCGGGTACTACTACGAAGGCGAGGGAGCACCCAACTACTTTAAGTTCCGCAGTTTGCTGTCAGATGTGGAGCAGGAAATCTACGAGATGTTCATCAAGGAGATCACCGAGGGGATCGGTAAAACCGGCATCAAGGCTGGCGTGATCAAACTGGCCTCCAGCAAGAACGCCATCACAGATTACGAGAAGATGTTCTTCCGGGCAGCAGCCAAAGCGCAACGGGAGACAGGGGTACCCATCATCACCCACACCCAGGAAGGGACCATGGGACCGGAGCAAGCGGAGTACCTCGTTGCCGAAGGGGCGGATCCCAGCCGTATCCTCATCGGCCACATGGACGGGAACACCGATGTAAGCTACCACATCCGCGTGCTGCAGACGGGCTGTTCTGTCGGCTTTGACCGCATGGGCATCCAGGGATTTGTTGGGATGCCAATGGATTCAGAGAAGCTCGTTGTCCTGTTGGGGCTGATCAATGCAGGCTACGAGAAGCAGATTTTCCTTTCCCATGACACGGTGAACGTCTGGTTGGGCCGTCCCCCGGTCTGGCCGGAGCAGTTGGCAAAATTGATTGAAAATTGGAATATCACCCACGTATTTGACAACATCATTCCACAGCTGAAGGAAAAAGGGGTCACCGAGGAGCAGATCGATCAGATTATGGTAAAAAACCCGGCGCGGATGTTCGGCATCCACACCAAGGTGGAAGTATAG
- a CDS encoding long-chain-fatty-acid--CoA ligase, with the protein MSSPNADKPWLASYAPYVPQELPLPKLSMIRYFEESVKRYPDRAAVHYFDHSISYQELDDMAEAFAVLLAEKGVGKGDRVAVYMQNNPQFLIAQYGTWKRGAIMVPLNPMFKEKELEYHLNDSGAKVLICLESLYATVAKEVLPMTKVEHVVTTNEADLLPEGMKESVSLLNDSDKQRFAETIDMMEAVQKRLNQQAPQEEVTPEDIAYLVYTSGTTGLPKGAKSLHKNIAFNAEVYRTWMQLGDEDCVLGVAPLFHITGIVGHIAVATLAGIPLVLFHRFDVKEMLRLVEKWRPTFTVGSITVYIALMNHPDAEKCDLSSLKKCYSGGAPIAPSITDQFMEKFGIYIHNIYGLTESNSPTHAVPFGARAPVDPDSGALSVGIPVPNCEAKLVDLADPSKEVAPGEKGEFAVRGPMIIAGYWNKPNETEKAFHDRWFLTGDVVKMDEKGWFYVVDRKKDMIIVSGFKVWPRDVEDVLYQHPAVKEAAVVGVPHPYRGETVRAYVSLKEGFEVTEEELIQFCKERMADYKYPREILFLKELPKTATGKFLRRQLRDQARKEALKQQNA; encoded by the coding sequence ATGTCTTCTCCTAACGCGGACAAACCCTGGCTTGCGTCTTATGCGCCTTACGTTCCTCAGGAGCTGCCTCTGCCGAAATTGAGTATGATCCGTTATTTCGAAGAGTCGGTGAAGCGGTATCCTGACCGGGCCGCCGTCCATTATTTCGATCACTCCATCTCCTATCAGGAGCTGGATGACATGGCGGAGGCCTTCGCCGTTCTCCTGGCGGAGAAGGGGGTGGGCAAAGGGGACCGGGTGGCTGTCTATATGCAGAACAACCCCCAGTTTCTCATCGCCCAGTACGGCACCTGGAAGCGCGGCGCGATCATGGTTCCTCTCAATCCGATGTTCAAGGAAAAGGAGCTGGAGTACCACTTAAACGACTCCGGCGCAAAGGTTCTGATCTGTCTGGAGTCCCTCTACGCAACGGTGGCCAAGGAAGTGTTGCCGATGACTAAGGTGGAACACGTGGTCACCACTAATGAGGCTGACCTGCTCCCGGAGGGAATGAAGGAGTCCGTCAGCCTTCTCAATGACTCTGATAAGCAGCGGTTTGCTGAAACCATCGATATGATGGAAGCGGTGCAAAAGAGGTTGAATCAGCAAGCCCCTCAGGAGGAGGTCACTCCAGAGGACATCGCCTACTTGGTGTACACCTCCGGCACCACGGGACTTCCTAAGGGGGCAAAAAGCCTGCATAAGAACATCGCTTTTAACGCTGAGGTATATCGCACCTGGATGCAGCTGGGGGACGAGGACTGCGTGTTGGGTGTGGCACCCCTGTTTCACATCACCGGCATCGTGGGCCATATTGCCGTGGCAACCCTTGCTGGAATTCCCCTGGTGCTGTTCCATCGTTTTGACGTTAAGGAGATGCTGCGGCTCGTCGAAAAGTGGCGGCCCACCTTCACTGTCGGCTCCATCACTGTCTACATCGCCCTGATGAACCATCCCGATGCTGAAAAGTGCGATCTCTCCTCTTTGAAAAAATGCTACAGCGGTGGTGCTCCCATCGCCCCCAGTATCACCGATCAGTTTATGGAGAAGTTTGGCATTTATATCCACAACATTTACGGACTCACGGAGAGCAACTCCCCCACCCACGCCGTGCCCTTCGGTGCTCGGGCGCCGGTAGATCCGGATAGCGGAGCCTTGTCGGTGGGCATTCCCGTCCCCAACTGCGAAGCGAAGCTAGTGGATCTAGCAGACCCCTCCAAGGAGGTCGCCCCCGGGGAGAAAGGAGAATTTGCCGTTCGAGGCCCGATGATCATCGCCGGTTACTGGAACAAGCCCAATGAGACGGAAAAAGCCTTCCACGACCGCTGGTTCCTCACCGGAGACGTGGTCAAGATGGATGAAAAGGGCTGGTTTTACGTTGTCGACCGGAAAAAGGACATGATTATCGTCTCCGGTTTCAAGGTGTGGCCTCGGGATGTGGAGGACGTCCTGTATCAGCATCCCGCTGTGAAGGAGGCGGCGGTGGTCGGCGTACCCCACCCGTACCGAGGGGAGACGGTAAGAGCTTATGTTTCTCTTAAGGAAGGGTTTGAGGTGACGGAAGAGGAGCTGATCCAATTCTGTAAGGAGCGGATGGCGGATTACAAGTACCCTCGGGAGATCCTCTTCCTGAAGGAATTGCCCAAGACGGCTACGGGCAAATTCCTTCGCCGGCAGCTCAGGGACCAGGCGAGGAAGGAAGCTTTGAAGCAGCAAAATGCGTAA
- a CDS encoding 2-phosphosulfolactate phosphatase codes for MAKKMRVWLKKEEIDAAKLTGATAVVMDVLLATTTLLTIIEAGARRILPAGSLEEARQLADELVSPLLLTGGEEGGVMVDGFDCGPFPDEYPAEKVKGKDVVFLTTNGTRAIHRAKTADELLIACLRNAPAVAHYLQEVETEYVWLICAGSQERVSLEDTLCAAVILAEMDLTGWDLDDASLVLQQLGVSHRGDIPSLLRKGRVGRWFEREGLTHVIRYTAEVGASSTLVTLQDGLLVPLQNKVDWREAHGK; via the coding sequence TTGGCGAAAAAGATGCGTGTTTGGCTGAAAAAAGAAGAAATCGATGCCGCCAAGCTGACGGGGGCAACGGCTGTCGTCATGGATGTCCTCCTGGCGACAACGACGCTCCTTACCATCATCGAGGCTGGCGCCCGCAGGATCCTGCCGGCTGGCAGCCTGGAGGAGGCACGTCAGTTGGCGGATGAGCTAGTCTCCCCTCTTCTCCTAACTGGAGGAGAGGAGGGGGGCGTCATGGTCGATGGATTCGATTGTGGCCCTTTCCCCGATGAATATCCCGCGGAAAAAGTGAAAGGAAAAGATGTTGTCTTTCTCACCACTAACGGCACTCGGGCGATTCACCGGGCAAAAACGGCTGACGAGCTGTTGATCGCCTGCCTGCGCAACGCGCCGGCGGTGGCCCATTACCTGCAGGAAGTGGAGACGGAATACGTCTGGCTGATCTGTGCCGGCTCCCAGGAGCGAGTTTCCCTGGAGGATACCTTGTGCGCCGCCGTCATCTTGGCGGAGATGGACCTCACTGGATGGGATCTGGACGATGCCAGCTTGGTACTGCAGCAATTGGGCGTCAGCCACCGGGGAGACATCCCTTCCCTTTTGAGGAAGGGGCGAGTAGGCCGGTGGTTTGAACGAGAAGGGCTGACCCATGTCATTCGCTATACGGCAGAGGTAGGGGCCAGCAGTACCTTGGTCACCTTACAAGACGGGTTGCTTGTACCGCTACAGAACAAAGTGGATTGGAGGGAGGCACATGGAAAATAA